The sequence below is a genomic window from Variovorax paradoxus B4.
TAGACACGCCCGGCACGGGCTACAACGCGGCGACCGCCGTCATCACGAAGGGGCTCTTCGAGGCCAACCGCGACAACCTGCTGAACACGATGAAGACGCGTCAGTCGAACATCTGGCACTACCGCCTCGACTGGGCGCAGGAGCCGACGCCGTGGAACGACGTGTACGGGGCCGCGCATGCGTTCGACCTGCCGTTCGTGTTCGGCAACTTCGGCGGCGCGCTGCTCAGCAACGTGATGGGCGGCAAGGTCAACCAGCCGGGCCGGCTCGCCCTGTCCAACGCCGTCATGGCCAGTGTCGGGGCCTTCATGCGCAAGGGCGACCCGAACACGCCCGAACTTGGTGCAACCTGGGCGACATGGCCGTCGCAGCTGCGGCTCGACGCCACGCCCTCCGCGGCCGTGATCACGCCGGTGCAGGCCGTCCCTTGATCAGGTGCACCAATGAGCCGCTGCGTTCAATCCGGCAGTGCGGGTTTGTGTCATTGTGGAAGTGGCCGAAGCTTGCGTGAATCCGTTGTTCGCAAGCTTTCATGAAGTCATTTCAAAAAGGAGTCCGTAGATGCTGGGTTTGATGCAAGACCAACCGCTTTTGATCTCGTCGCTGATCGAGTTCGCCGAGCGCCACAACGGCGACGGCGAGATCGTCTCGCGCCGGGTCGAGGGCGACATCCACCGCACCACCTGGGGCGGGATCGCATCGCGCGCCCGGCAGGTGGCCAATGCACTGGACGGCGAGCAATTGCTGTTCAGCGACCGCATCGCCACCCTGGCGTGGAACGGCTACAGGCATCTGGAGCTGTACTACGGCGTGAGCGGCAGCGGTCGCGTGCTGCACACCATCAACCCGCGCCTGCACCCCGACCAGATCGCCTGGATCGCCAACCACGCCGAAGACCAGATCCTGTGCTTCGACCTGAGCTTCCTGCCGCTGGTGCAGGCGGTGCACGCCAAGTGCCCCACGATCCGCAAATGGATTGCCCTGTGCGATGCCGACAGGCTGCCGGTGGACAGTGGCGTGCCCAACCTCGTGAGCTACGAAAGCTGGATCGGCGGGCAGTCCACCGACTACGACTGGCCCACCTTCGACGAGAACTCGGCCTCGAGCATGTGCTACACGAGCGGCACCACGGGCAATCCGAAGGCCGCGCTCTACAGCCACCGTTCGACCATGCTGCACGCCTACGCCGCGGCCTTGCCCGACGTCATGCGGCTGTCGGCGCGCGACTCGGTGCTGCCGGTGGTGCCGATGTTCCACGTCAACGCCTGGGGCATTCCGTACTCGGCCGCGCTGGTGGGCTGCAAGATCGTGTTTCCCGGCCCGGCGCTCGACGGCAAGTCGGTGTACGAGCTGATCGAAGCCGAAGGCGTCACCTTCGCGGCCGGCGTGCCCACCGTGTGGCAGA
It includes:
- a CDS encoding 3-(methylthio)propionyl-CoA ligase — encoded protein: MLGLMQDQPLLISSLIEFAERHNGDGEIVSRRVEGDIHRTTWGGIASRARQVANALDGEQLLFSDRIATLAWNGYRHLELYYGVSGSGRVLHTINPRLHPDQIAWIANHAEDQILCFDLSFLPLVQAVHAKCPTIRKWIALCDADRLPVDSGVPNLVSYESWIGGQSTDYDWPTFDENSASSMCYTSGTTGNPKAALYSHRSTMLHAYAAALPDVMRLSARDSVLPVVPMFHVNAWGIPYSAALVGCKIVFPGPALDGKSVYELIEAEGVTFAAGVPTVWQMMLGHMQANGLKFSKLNRTVIGGSACPPAMITAFQENYNVEVLHAWGMTEMSPLGTLCTLKNKHLALPPDAQLQIRMKQGRAIFGVDMKIVDGAGKELPWDGKAYGDLLVKGPWIVKEYFKGEGGDPLIRDEQGRGWFPTGDVATIDPEGYLQITDRSKDVIKSGGEWISSIEIENIAVAHPAIAMAACIGVYHPKWDERPIIAVVKKPNAEVTREELLKFYEGKTAKWQIPDDVVFVEAIPIGATGKILKTRLRELLKDYKLPTC